The Calditerrivibrio nitroreducens DSM 19672 genome window below encodes:
- the rpoB gene encoding DNA-directed RNA polymerase subunit beta: protein MNKSTNSIQRVSFSKIKKVLEMPDLVEVQKKSYLDFLQLDVPADKRENKGLEQVFREIFPITDFNETAILEYISYTIEKPKYDAKESIIRKTSYAAPLKVKVRLVCYENSEDGSEKVVASAKESDVYLCDIPLMTDRATFIINGVERVIVSQLHRSPGIFFEDLTAGKSVVEKHLFGSRIIPYRGSWIDFEFDTKNFIYVRIDKKRKILATVLLKALGLSEQDILNTYYKTEVVRFKGLNFERYFEPENLIGRRNSLDIKDEQTGEVIYKAGHKISKGIIRKLTKAGIKKMNCQYEDISETFFAEDIVTKDGELLVKANTKISAEILEKLRENDIEEFKVLLIDSKGSDTAIRDMLEADKIESTEEALLEIYKKMRPGEPATVETAKTYFDNLFFNDKKYDLSRVGRLKINKRLKLDKPLELTTLTKEDIVETIRVLNNIRLGEDDVDDIDHLGHRRVKAVGEQLQNHIRIGMVRMEKTVKERMSIQDTKDLGPQDLLNAKPLSSSIKEFFGSYQLSQFMDQTNPLSEITHKRRLSALGPGGLNRDRAGFEVRDVHTSHYGRLCPIETPEGPNIGLITSLTTYARVNDYGFIETPYRKVENGRVTDEVVYMSAIEEEDYFIAQANAKLDSEGNFLNEYVIARKKGEIVTVHKDEIQFMDVAPNQIISVSTALIPFLEHDDANRALMGSNMQRQGVPLIRTDAPIVGTGLERKVAIDSGAVLVAKRSGVVQYVDAKTIIIGYTDGDDFGIDVYELDKYRRTNQDTCINYVPLVQKGQKVEKGDIIADGPATDRGDLALGRNVVVAFMPWMGYNYEDSILVSQKLVKEDAYTSIHIEEFEIEARDTKLGPEEITRDIPNVSEEALKDLDESGIIRIGAKVKEGDILVGKVTPKGESQTTPEEKLLRAIFGEKAGDVKDASLRVPSGISGVVIDVVVMTRRGVEKDDRTVKIEKAELQEIQRNYKIEMLTLDETRKSAIAKILENRKLSKAVTLKGESFKKGSSVPFEILKDLDYTELSGLPVEKREEIEPEIEKINNKYYAQLKLIEEKFKDKKSKIEKGDELPAGVLKSVRVYLAVKRKLMVGDKMAGRHGNKGVISRILPEQDMPYLPNGVPVEIVLNPLGVPSRMNVGQVLETHLGWAAKALGLHIATPVFDGAKESDIKELLKKAGFNEDGQTVLYDGRTGERFEQEVTVGVMYVMKLHHLVETKMHARSTGPYSLVTQQPLGGKAQFGGQRLGEMEVWALEAYGASNILQEMLTVKSDDVEGRTRVYESIVNGNFSFKPSMPESFHVLIKEMQGLCLDVELVKKEDINNDENN, encoded by the coding sequence ATGAATAAATCTACCAATTCCATCCAAAGAGTAAGTTTTTCAAAGATTAAAAAAGTTTTAGAAATGCCTGACCTTGTTGAGGTTCAAAAGAAATCTTATTTAGATTTTCTTCAATTGGATGTACCTGCTGATAAGAGAGAAAATAAAGGTCTTGAGCAGGTATTCAGGGAGATTTTCCCTATTACAGATTTCAATGAAACTGCGATTCTCGAGTATATAAGCTATACAATCGAGAAACCAAAATATGACGCAAAAGAATCTATCATTAGAAAAACATCCTATGCTGCACCTTTAAAGGTAAAGGTGAGGCTTGTTTGTTATGAAAACAGCGAAGATGGTTCTGAAAAAGTAGTTGCATCTGCCAAAGAATCTGATGTGTATCTTTGTGATATCCCACTGATGACAGATAGAGCTACTTTTATAATAAATGGAGTAGAAAGGGTAATTGTTAGCCAGTTGCATAGATCTCCTGGAATATTTTTTGAAGATTTAACTGCTGGAAAGAGTGTTGTTGAAAAACACTTGTTTGGTTCGAGAATTATACCATACAGAGGTTCATGGATAGATTTTGAATTTGATACAAAGAATTTTATTTATGTAAGAATTGATAAAAAAAGAAAAATTCTTGCGACTGTTCTTCTTAAGGCCCTGGGACTTTCTGAGCAGGATATATTAAACACATATTACAAGACAGAAGTTGTTAGGTTTAAAGGGCTGAATTTTGAGAGATATTTTGAACCTGAGAATCTTATAGGTAGAAGGAATAGCCTTGATATCAAGGATGAACAAACTGGTGAAGTAATTTATAAAGCTGGGCATAAGATATCAAAGGGGATTATTAGAAAACTTACCAAAGCTGGTATCAAAAAGATGAATTGCCAGTATGAAGATATTTCAGAGACTTTCTTTGCAGAAGACATTGTTACAAAAGATGGGGAGCTACTGGTAAAAGCAAATACAAAAATTTCTGCAGAGATACTTGAAAAACTTAGAGAGAATGATATCGAAGAGTTTAAAGTGCTCCTTATCGATAGTAAGGGTAGCGACACCGCCATCAGGGATATGCTGGAAGCTGATAAAATAGAAAGTACAGAGGAAGCCCTGCTTGAGATTTACAAAAAGATGAGACCCGGAGAGCCGGCGACTGTTGAGACTGCTAAAACATACTTTGACAACTTATTTTTCAACGATAAAAAGTATGACCTTTCCAGGGTTGGTAGATTAAAAATCAATAAAAGACTAAAGCTTGACAAACCGCTTGAACTTACAACGCTCACTAAAGAAGATATTGTTGAAACAATAAGAGTTTTAAACAATATAAGGCTTGGTGAAGATGATGTGGATGATATAGATCATCTTGGCCATAGAAGGGTTAAGGCAGTTGGTGAGCAGCTCCAAAACCATATCCGTATAGGAATGGTTAGGATGGAGAAAACAGTTAAAGAGAGGATGAGTATTCAGGATACAAAGGATCTTGGCCCACAGGATCTGCTGAATGCTAAGCCTTTATCTTCATCGATAAAAGAGTTTTTTGGTAGCTATCAGCTTTCACAGTTTATGGATCAAACAAATCCACTAAGCGAAATTACCCATAAAAGAAGGCTGTCTGCATTGGGACCTGGTGGTCTAAACAGGGATAGAGCAGGGTTTGAAGTGCGTGACGTACATACATCACACTACGGAAGGCTTTGCCCTATTGAAACACCTGAGGGGCCTAACATTGGTCTTATTACTTCCCTGACTACATACGCAAGAGTGAATGATTATGGATTTATCGAAACACCATATAGAAAAGTGGAAAATGGCAGAGTTACCGACGAAGTTGTATACATGTCTGCAATTGAAGAAGAGGATTACTTTATAGCCCAGGCTAATGCTAAGCTTGACAGCGAAGGTAACTTTTTAAATGAATACGTTATCGCAAGGAAGAAGGGGGAAATTGTTACTGTTCATAAAGATGAGATACAGTTTATGGACGTTGCCCCAAACCAGATAATTTCAGTATCGACCGCATTAATACCTTTCCTTGAACACGATGATGCAAACAGGGCTTTGATGGGTTCAAACATGCAAAGACAGGGTGTTCCTCTGATAAGAACTGATGCACCTATTGTGGGTACAGGTCTTGAAAGGAAGGTGGCAATAGATTCTGGAGCTGTTCTTGTGGCGAAAAGATCTGGGGTTGTTCAATACGTGGATGCTAAAACAATTATTATCGGTTATACCGATGGAGATGACTTTGGTATCGATGTATACGAACTTGATAAATATAGAAGAACAAACCAGGATACCTGTATCAATTATGTCCCTCTCGTTCAGAAAGGTCAGAAGGTTGAAAAGGGTGATATTATTGCAGACGGACCTGCCACAGATAGAGGTGATCTTGCCCTAGGAAGGAATGTGGTGGTGGCATTTATGCCATGGATGGGCTACAACTATGAGGACTCTATACTTGTTTCGCAGAAACTCGTTAAAGAGGATGCATATACATCGATACATATAGAAGAGTTTGAAATAGAGGCAAGGGATACCAAGCTTGGGCCAGAAGAGATAACAAGGGATATCCCAAACGTTAGTGAAGAGGCTTTAAAGGATCTGGATGAAAGTGGAATAATTCGTATAGGTGCAAAAGTAAAAGAGGGTGATATACTCGTAGGGAAAGTTACACCTAAGGGGGAATCTCAGACTACACCTGAAGAAAAGCTATTAAGAGCAATATTTGGTGAGAAGGCTGGAGATGTTAAAGATGCATCCCTTAGAGTACCTTCAGGTATCTCCGGTGTTGTTATAGATGTTGTCGTTATGACCAGAAGGGGTGTGGAAAAAGATGATAGAACTGTTAAGATTGAAAAGGCTGAGCTTCAGGAGATACAAAGAAATTATAAAATAGAGATGCTTACTCTTGATGAAACGAGAAAATCTGCCATAGCAAAGATCTTAGAAAATAGAAAGCTCTCAAAAGCAGTTACGCTAAAAGGTGAATCTTTCAAAAAGGGTTCTTCAGTACCATTTGAAATACTAAAAGATCTGGATTATACCGAACTTTCCGGGCTACCTGTTGAGAAAAGAGAAGAGATTGAGCCTGAAATAGAAAAGATAAACAATAAATACTATGCACAGCTTAAATTGATAGAAGAGAAGTTTAAAGATAAGAAGTCGAAGATAGAGAAAGGGGATGAGCTGCCTGCAGGAGTTTTGAAATCTGTAAGGGTATATCTTGCCGTAAAAAGAAAGTTGATGGTGGGAGATAAGATGGCTGGTAGACATGGTAACAAAGGTGTCATCTCTAGGATCCTTCCAGAGCAAGATATGCCATATTTACCCAACGGTGTCCCTGTGGAGATAGTGTTAAACCCATTGGGGGTTCCCTCAAGAATGAACGTTGGCCAGGTTCTCGAAACCCATCTTGGATGGGCGGCTAAAGCTCTGGGACTTCATATCGCTACCCCAGTATTCGATGGTGCAAAAGAATCTGACATTAAAGAACTGCTTAAAAAGGCTGGTTTTAATGAAGATGGGCAAACGGTATTGTATGATGGTAGAACCGGTGAGAGGTTTGAACAGGAGGTTACTGTTGGTGTGATGTACGTGATGAAGTTACATCACCTTGTGGAAACCAAGATGCACGCAAGATCTACCGGGCCATATTCTCTCGTTACCCAGCAACCACTTGGTGGTAAAGCTCAGTTTGGTGGTCAGAGATTGGGAGAGATGGAGGTTTGGGCACTGGAAGCTTATGGTGCATCAAATATTTTGCAGGAGATGCTTACCGTTAAGTCTGATGATGTGGAAGGTAGAACCCGTGTTTATGAATCTATAGTGAATGGTAATTTTAGCTTCAAACCAAGTATGCCTGAGTCTTTCCATGTTCTGATTAAAGAGATGCAGGGTCTCTGTCTGGATGTGGAATTGGTTAAAAAAGAAGATATAAATAATGATGAAAATAATTAA
- the rplL gene encoding 50S ribosomal protein L7/L12 → MSITKEQVIEFIENMTVIELANFVKELEEKFGVSAAAPVAMMAAPAAAAAAAEAPAEKTEFDVILTNAGAQKVQVIKVVRELTGLGLKEAKALVDEAPKPVKEGVKKDEAEKIKAALAEVGATVEIK, encoded by the coding sequence ATGTCTATAACTAAAGAACAAGTAATTGAATTTATCGAAAATATGACAGTAATTGAGCTTGCAAACTTTGTTAAAGAGCTTGAGGAAAAATTCGGTGTATCTGCTGCTGCTCCAGTAGCAATGATGGCTGCTCCTGCTGCGGCTGCTGCAGCTGCTGAAGCTCCAGCTGAAAAAACTGAGTTTGATGTTATTCTTACAAATGCTGGGGCTCAGAAGGTTCAAGTTATCAAAGTTGTTAGAGAGCTTACAGGTCTTGGACTCAAAGAAGCTAAGGCTCTTGTTGATGAGGCACCAAAACCTGTTAAAGAAGGTGTTAAAAAGGACGAGGCTGAAAAGATTAAGGCTGCCCTTGCTGAAGTTGGCGCTACTGTTGAAATTAAGTAA
- the rplJ gene encoding 50S ribosomal protein L10, whose translation MKKSDKQLLVEGLKAKIEKANAIFLADYKGCTFPELTAIRSAIKSTGNDFRVVKNRLLKLALNANNITQLDADLKEQTTCTIVFGEPTEVAKLLKKFSKDFKKFEIRSGYFEGQRLSKDDVIALADLPSREELLGRMLGSINAPVRNFVSLLANVPRSLLNVLNAIKDKKN comes from the coding sequence TTGAAGAAGAGTGATAAACAACTGTTAGTGGAAGGGTTGAAGGCCAAAATTGAAAAAGCTAACGCAATCTTTCTGGCTGATTACAAAGGGTGTACTTTCCCTGAGTTAACAGCAATTAGATCTGCTATAAAGTCAACGGGCAATGACTTTAGAGTAGTTAAAAATAGACTTTTGAAATTGGCTCTAAATGCCAATAACATAACACAATTAGATGCTGATTTAAAAGAGCAAACCACCTGCACAATTGTTTTTGGAGAGCCCACAGAAGTAGCCAAACTATTGAAGAAGTTTTCGAAAGATTTCAAAAAGTTTGAAATAAGATCTGGATACTTTGAAGGACAGAGGTTGTCAAAAGATGATGTGATAGCCCTTGCTGATCTTCCATCGAGAGAAGAGCTTCTTGGAAGAATGCTTGGATCCATCAATGCACCAGTTAGAAACTTTGTTTCTCTGCTTGCAAATGTACCAAGAAGTTTACTGAATGTGCTTAATGCCATTAAAGACAAAAAAAATTAA
- the rplA gene encoding 50S ribosomal protein L1, with translation MAKVGKKYKMALEKVDRLKYYDLREALQLAKEIAFANFDESVDAAIKLGVDPRHADQMVRGSVTLPHGTGKQVKVLVFAKGEKAKEAQEAGADYVGDDDLVKKIQEGWLDFDKVVATPDMMGAVGKLGKILGPRGLMPNPKVGTVTTNIKEVVKNLKAGMIEFRVDKAGIIHAPVGKKSFDVEKLEENFKALLETLIKAKPASAKGQYVRGIAISTTMGPGIKVDQQKVLAEI, from the coding sequence ATGGCTAAAGTTGGAAAAAAATATAAAATGGCATTAGAAAAAGTCGATAGATTAAAATATTACGACTTAAGGGAAGCTTTGCAACTTGCAAAAGAAATTGCCTTTGCAAATTTTGATGAGTCTGTGGATGCGGCTATTAAGCTTGGTGTTGATCCAAGACATGCCGATCAGATGGTAAGGGGCTCTGTTACTCTTCCCCATGGTACTGGTAAGCAGGTGAAAGTACTGGTGTTTGCTAAAGGGGAAAAAGCAAAAGAGGCTCAGGAAGCAGGTGCAGATTACGTTGGGGATGATGACCTCGTCAAGAAGATCCAGGAAGGATGGCTGGACTTTGATAAAGTGGTGGCTACTCCAGACATGATGGGTGCGGTTGGTAAGCTTGGTAAAATTTTAGGACCTCGAGGATTAATGCCCAATCCTAAGGTTGGAACAGTAACAACTAATATTAAAGAAGTGGTTAAAAATCTTAAAGCAGGTATGATCGAGTTTAGGGTTGACAAAGCTGGTATAATTCATGCTCCAGTTGGTAAGAAAAGCTTCGATGTGGAAAAGCTGGAAGAAAATTTTAAGGCACTGTTGGAAACATTAATTAAGGCTAAGCCGGCATCTGCCAAAGGTCAGTATGTGCGTGGAATTGCAATATCCACTACTATGGGGCCCGGAATAAAGGTTGATCAGCAGAAGGTTTTAGCTGAGATATAA
- the rplK gene encoding 50S ribosomal protein L11 — MAKKIMGQVKLQIPAGKANPSPPVGPALGQRGVNIMEFCKAFNAATQNMGDMIIPVIITVYEDRSFTFITKTPPVTQLIKKELKIESGSDNPKAKKVGKLTREQVKRIAEIKLPDLNTKDIETAMKIVAGSARSMGVEVEL, encoded by the coding sequence ATGGCTAAAAAAATAATGGGGCAAGTAAAACTTCAAATCCCAGCAGGAAAGGCAAACCCATCACCACCCGTTGGGCCAGCATTGGGTCAAAGGGGTGTAAATATAATGGAGTTCTGCAAAGCATTTAATGCAGCAACTCAAAATATGGGGGATATGATAATCCCTGTAATAATCACAGTTTACGAGGATAGGTCTTTTACATTTATAACTAAGACACCTCCAGTAACTCAGCTTATTAAAAAAGAGCTGAAAATTGAAAGCGGTTCGGATAATCCAAAAGCTAAAAAGGTTGGTAAGCTTACAAGGGAGCAGGTAAAAAGAATCGCTGAGATTAAATTGCCCGACTTGAATACAAAAGATATCGAGACAGCTATGAAAATTGTAGCTGGATCTGCCAGAAGTATGGGCGTAGAAGTAGAGTTATAA
- the nusG gene encoding transcription termination/antitermination protein NusG, whose amino-acid sequence MSNKQWYVVHTYSGFEKRVKKLLEEKIKNENLYDSFGEILIPTENVVELVKGTKKISKKSTFPGYILVNMVMNTENWHKVKSIPKVTGFVGGVNPVPIPEQDVKAMIDLAKSEAPRIAMKYIKGDVVEVVDGPFQGFTGVVDEVNTEKEKVKVIVSIFGRQTPIDLDFLQIKRVG is encoded by the coding sequence ATGTCTAATAAACAATGGTATGTTGTCCACACTTACTCAGGATTTGAGAAAAGGGTAAAAAAACTTTTGGAAGAAAAGATAAAGAATGAGAATCTATACGATTCTTTTGGTGAAATCCTTATACCAACGGAGAATGTGGTAGAGCTTGTGAAAGGTACAAAAAAGATCAGTAAGAAAAGCACCTTTCCCGGCTACATTCTTGTGAATATGGTTATGAATACTGAAAATTGGCATAAGGTTAAATCGATTCCAAAAGTTACTGGATTTGTAGGTGGAGTTAATCCTGTCCCAATACCCGAACAGGATGTCAAAGCTATGATTGATCTGGCCAAATCAGAAGCTCCAAGGATTGCAATGAAGTACATCAAAGGTGATGTTGTGGAGGTTGTGGATGGGCCATTTCAAGGATTTACTGGTGTTGTTGATGAGGTAAATACTGAGAAAGAAAAGGTAAAAGTGATTGTAAGTATTTTCGGTAGACAAACACCGATAGATTTGGATTTTTTACAAATAAAAAGAGTAGGATAA
- the secE gene encoding preprotein translocase subunit SecE: protein MEKYVNFIKEVKEELKKIVWPTKDETIGTTTVVVIFVVLMAIFLGVVDVALSKIIQFIVG, encoded by the coding sequence GTGGAAAAATATGTAAACTTTATAAAAGAAGTAAAAGAAGAATTAAAAAAAATTGTCTGGCCTACTAAAGATGAAACTATAGGTACAACAACTGTTGTAGTTATTTTTGTTGTGCTTATGGCGATCTTTTTAGGGGTTGTGGATGTGGCTTTGTCTAAAATCATACAATTTATAGTAGGTTAA
- the rpmG gene encoding 50S ribosomal protein L33: MREIITLACTECKNRNYTTTKNKKTTTGKIELKKYCKFDRKHTIHRETK, translated from the coding sequence ATGAGAGAGATAATAACTTTGGCTTGTACAGAGTGTAAAAATAGAAATTACACAACTACCAAAAATAAAAAGACCACTACAGGTAAGATTGAGTTAAAAAAATATTGTAAATTTGATAGAAAGCATACTATTCACAGGGAAACTAAGTAG
- the tuf gene encoding elongation factor Tu codes for MGKQKFERKKPHVNVGTIGHVDHGKTTLTAAITRVLATKGLADFVDYSNIDKAPEERERGITIATAHVEYESQTRHYAHVDCPGHADYVKNMITGAAQMDGAILVVSAADGPMPQTREHILLARQVGVPYIVVFMNKVDMVDDPELLELVELEVRDLLSSYEFPGDEIPVIKGSALKALENPEDPKWNQAIFDLVDALDKYVPLPQRDIDKPFLMPIEDVFSISGRGTVVTGRVERGKVKVGDEVEIVGIRPTIKTVVTGVEMFRKVLDEGVAGDNIGVLLRGTKKDEVERGQVLAAPKTITPHRKFKCEAYILTKEEGGRHTPFFSGYRPQFYFRTTDVTGIVVLPEGVEMVMPGDNISATVELIQPIAMEQGLRFAIREGGRTVGAGVVTEIIE; via the coding sequence ATGGGAAAACAGAAGTTCGAGAGGAAGAAACCTCACGTTAACGTAGGTACGATAGGTCACGTGGACCATGGTAAGACTACTTTGACAGCTGCTATTACCAGAGTTTTGGCGACTAAGGGTTTGGCAGATTTTGTGGATTATTCCAACATTGACAAGGCTCCAGAAGAGAGGGAGCGTGGTATTACGATAGCCACAGCACACGTTGAGTATGAGAGCCAGACAAGGCACTATGCACATGTGGACTGTCCTGGTCACGCAGACTATGTAAAGAACATGATCACAGGTGCAGCACAGATGGATGGGGCTATACTTGTTGTAAGTGCTGCAGATGGTCCTATGCCCCAGACGAGGGAGCATATACTTTTGGCGAGACAGGTTGGAGTTCCATATATAGTAGTGTTTATGAACAAGGTGGATATGGTGGATGACCCAGAGTTGTTGGAGCTTGTGGAGTTGGAGGTTAGAGATCTTCTTAGCTCATATGAGTTTCCAGGGGATGAGATACCAGTGATCAAGGGTAGTGCTCTTAAAGCTCTTGAGAATCCAGAGGATCCTAAGTGGAATCAGGCTATATTTGACCTTGTGGATGCATTGGACAAGTATGTACCATTGCCACAGAGGGATATAGATAAGCCATTCTTGATGCCGATAGAGGACGTATTTAGTATATCAGGAAGGGGAACAGTTGTAACAGGTAGAGTTGAGCGTGGTAAGGTTAAGGTAGGGGATGAGGTGGAGATAGTAGGTATTAGGCCTACGATTAAGACAGTGGTAACTGGGGTTGAGATGTTCCGTAAGGTGTTGGACGAAGGTGTTGCTGGGGATAATATAGGTGTATTGTTGAGGGGAACTAAGAAGGATGAAGTGGAGCGTGGGCAGGTATTGGCTGCACCTAAGACTATAACACCACATAGGAAGTTTAAGTGTGAGGCGTATATATTGACTAAGGAAGAAGGTGGAAGACACACTCCATTTTTTAGTGGATACAGGCCACAGTTTTACTTTAGGACAACAGACGTAACGGGGATAGTGGTATTGCCTGAGGGAGTAGAGATGGTAATGCCAGGAGACAACATAAGTGCCACAGTGGAGCTTATACAGCCGATAGCTATGGAGCAGGGTTTGAGATTTGCGATCAGGGAAGGTGGTAGGACAGTTGGTGCTGGTGTTGTTACAGAGATTATTGAGTAA
- a CDS encoding response regulator: MENSEIKILIVDDEEHTRLGYAEVLKLEGYSVDSAENGREAFFKLQEMDFDVVVTDLRMPELDGMGLIDRIRQLKNNQKIIIITAFGTFKTYKQAKDAGVTLFLNKPVRAKDLKEAITQILKK, from the coding sequence ATGGAAAATTCAGAAATCAAAATTTTGATTGTGGACGATGAAGAGCATACAAGATTGGGGTATGCTGAGGTATTGAAGCTTGAAGGGTATTCTGTGGATTCCGCAGAAAATGGTAGAGAGGCATTTTTTAAGCTTCAAGAAATGGATTTTGATGTGGTGGTTACAGACCTTAGGATGCCGGAGCTTGACGGCATGGGTCTAATCGATCGGATAAGACAGTTGAAAAACAACCAAAAGATCATAATTATAACAGCTTTTGGGACATTCAAGACCTACAAACAGGCAAAGGATGCAGGTGTTACATTATTTCTGAATAAGCCGGTAAGAGCTAAGGATTTAAAGGAGGCCATAACTCAGATATTGAAAAAATAG
- the hfq gene encoding RNA chaperone Hfq: MSLYAQLEFVYLQNASIKSVPLLFIMNNKERFRGRIVDFDQYTIITDDLGYKLSHSKRDIATIASVKNIIDIEYISKIYYQSNLGKRPKHLKPPMQDIFLNEVRKSKSPVTIYLRNGVKIKGNLIGFDDYTILLSYEDKQQLVYKSSVSTVHPIYQDGEIIKYDGE; the protein is encoded by the coding sequence ATGTCCTTATACGCTCAGTTAGAGTTTGTTTATTTGCAAAATGCATCTATAAAATCTGTTCCTCTACTGTTTATTATGAACAACAAGGAGAGGTTCAGAGGTAGGATTGTGGATTTTGACCAGTACACCATTATCACTGATGATCTTGGCTATAAGCTTTCTCACAGTAAAAGGGATATTGCCACAATAGCGTCTGTGAAGAATATTATAGATATTGAGTATATCAGCAAGATTTATTATCAGTCCAATCTTGGAAAAAGGCCTAAACATTTGAAGCCACCAATGCAGGATATATTCCTCAACGAAGTTAGAAAGTCTAAGTCACCTGTTACGATTTATCTACGTAATGGTGTTAAAATTAAAGGCAATCTTATCGGTTTTGATGACTATACTATTCTACTTTCTTATGAAGATAAACAACAATTGGTTTATAAATCTTCTGTTTCTACTGTCCATCCTATTTATCAGGATGGAGAGATTATAAAATATGATGGGGAATAG
- a CDS encoding ArsR/SmtB family transcription factor gives MDSAWLDEYSEKLKALGHPMRLKIVLGLMHNECNVTKICDGLKIPQATTSQHLAILKNKGILESVRDGTTVCYKVKDDAIKEILRRLLEVTNTKFEC, from the coding sequence ATGGATAGTGCATGGTTGGATGAATATTCTGAAAAATTGAAAGCTCTGGGCCATCCAATGAGGCTTAAAATTGTACTTGGACTGATGCATAATGAGTGTAATGTAACAAAAATATGTGATGGTTTGAAGATCCCACAGGCTACAACAAGTCAGCATCTTGCAATTTTAAAAAATAAAGGTATATTGGAAAGTGTGAGGGATGGCACCACAGTATGCTATAAAGTGAAGGATGATGCAATAAAGGAGATTTTGAGGAGACTACTTGAGGTCACTAACACAAAATTTGAATGCTAA
- a CDS encoding SDR family NAD(P)-dependent oxidoreductase — translation MDYFRSLRGKNVLVTGASSGIGEACVKAFAREGANLIFCARNIDKLKYLENEITDKYRVKTFIGKVDVRSLEQVNHFLASIPDELSKIDILVNNAGLALGLEKFYEGDPDDWDTMIDTNIKGLLYFSKNVANIMLKNNTRGHIINIGSIAGLGAYPGGAVYCATKAAVRILTDGMRIDLVDKPIKVSNIAPGMTETNFSNTRFHGDNERAKKVYKGIKPLSAEDIAEIVLFTAKLPEHVQIGELTVTPLHQSNSMVIFRENE, via the coding sequence ATGGATTATTTCAGGAGTTTGAGAGGGAAAAATGTTTTGGTTACAGGGGCATCAAGTGGTATAGGGGAAGCCTGTGTAAAGGCTTTTGCTCGGGAAGGAGCAAATCTTATTTTTTGTGCCCGAAATATTGATAAATTAAAATATTTGGAAAATGAAATAACAGACAAATACCGTGTAAAAACGTTTATTGGAAAAGTGGATGTTCGTTCGTTGGAACAGGTTAATCATTTTTTAGCATCCATTCCGGATGAATTGTCCAAAATCGATATCCTGGTAAATAATGCTGGACTTGCCCTTGGGCTTGAAAAGTTTTATGAAGGAGATCCGGATGACTGGGATACAATGATTGATACCAACATAAAAGGTTTGCTGTATTTTTCAAAAAATGTAGCTAATATTATGCTTAAAAATAACACACGTGGCCACATAATAAATATTGGTTCCATAGCAGGGCTGGGGGCCTATCCTGGGGGAGCAGTTTACTGTGCCACAAAGGCTGCCGTTAGAATTTTGACTGATGGGATGAGGATAGATTTGGTTGATAAGCCGATAAAAGTTTCAAATATTGCTCCGGGGATGACGGAAACAAACTTCAGTAATACAAGGTTCCATGGAGACAATGAGAGGGCTAAGAAGGTTTATAAAGGGATTAAACCTCTTTCGGCGGAGGATATTGCAGAGATAGTACTTTTTACGGCAAAATTGCCCGAGCATGTCCAGATTGGAGAGCTTACCGTGACCCCCCTTCATCAGTCGAATTCTATGGTGATTTTTAGAGAAAATGAGTGA
- a CDS encoding EscU/YscU/HrcU family type III secretion system export apparatus switch protein has translation MGKAKKVTALRYDQEKDSAPKVVAKGRGIIAEKILEKAKEHNVLIKEDPDLLEALYKLDIYQEIPENLYRVVAEILSEVYRINKKLS, from the coding sequence ATGGGTAAGGCTAAGAAGGTAACCGCTCTCAGGTATGATCAGGAAAAAGATTCTGCTCCAAAGGTAGTTGCAAAGGGGAGAGGAATAATTGCCGAAAAGATTTTAGAAAAGGCAAAAGAGCATAATGTATTGATAAAAGAGGATCCGGATCTGTTGGAGGCCCTTTATAAGTTGGATATATATCAGGAGATACCAGAAAATTTGTACCGTGTAGTGGCGGAAATTTTAAGTGAAGTATACAGGATCAATAAGAAACTTTCTTAG